The Gasterosteus aculeatus chromosome 8, fGasAcu3.hap1.1, whole genome shotgun sequence genome has a window encoding:
- the LOC120824073 gene encoding protein shisa-like-2A, protein MSSVCGSYYGEDGVFVAGFTCPKADSDAAALFCCGFNDLKYCCDDPNSFFPDEYGYVLWLRALVPLSIAVMVVLALLLSRCILCYLISTTAPIDLDNGLELQATGSTLSPQRPGPSPLSAPAGPQGLKKPFLRGKVDCDNQHQDPERLLQPCFVSTVTSINVEGPA, encoded by the exons ATGAGCTCCGTGTGTGGAAGTTACTACGGTGAGGACGGCGTGTTCGTGGCGGGCTTCACGTGTCCCAAAGCGGACAGTGACGCTGCGGCACTTTTCTGCTGCGGGTTCAACGACTTGAAGTATTGTTGTGATGATCCCAACAGCTTCTTCCCCGACGAGTATGGATACGTGTTGTGGTTAAG AGCTCTTGTTCCTCTCTCCATAGCAGTCATGGTTGTTCttgccctccttctctctcgaTGTATCCTCTGCTATTTGATCAGCACCACTGCACCCATAGATTTGGACAATGGGCTGGAGCTCCAAGCAACAG GCTCTACATTGAGTCCACAAAGACCAGGACCAAGCCCTTTGAGTGCGCCCGCTGGTCCTCAAGGCTTGAAGAAACCCTTCCTGAGGGGCAAAGTGGATTGTGACAACCAGCACCAGGACCCTGAGCGCCTCCTCCAACCTTGTTTCGTGTCCACTGTGACATCTATCAATGTCGAGGGTCCTGCTTAG